In the genome of Massilia sp. W12, the window GCGCAATTTCGGTCTGGACCCGGAACAATTTGTCGGCTTTGCGTTTGGCTCCGGCATTGAGCGTCTGACCATGCTGCGCTATGGCATCAATGATTTGCGCCTGTTCTACGAAGGCGATTTGCGCTTCTTGAAGCAATTCAATTGATCCGGGAAATGAAAAAACATGCGGCTGGCAGCGTGCCGCCGCAAGGAAGGCTTTGATCATGCAATTCTCTGAAAACTGGCTGCGCACGATGGCCGATCCGAAGCTGACTTCGGATGAACTGTCCCACCTGCTGACCATGGCGGGGCTGGAAGTGGAAGAAACCGAGGCGGTCGCTCCGCCATTTTCAAATGTGGTGGTGGCCAAGGTGCTGGAAGTGGCGCCGCATCCGAATGCTGACCGCCTGCGCGTGTGCCAGGTCGATGTTGGCGCCGGTGCTGTGTTGAATATCGTGTGCGGTGCGCCGAATGTGCGCGCCGGCATGAAGGCGGTGTGCGCCAAAGCCGGCGCCGTGTTGCCGCCGGGTGATGATGGCAAACCGTTTGAAATCAAAGTGGGCAAGCTGCGCGGGATTGAATCGCAAGGCATGATGTGTTCTGCGCGCGAACTCAAATTATCAGAAGAGCACAGCGGCTTGATGGAACTGCCGGAAGATGCGCCGGTGGGACAGAATATCCGCGACTATCTGGAACTCAACGATCTCAAGTTCACCATCAAACTCACGCCCAATAAGGCGGATTGTCTGTCTGTGCTGGGGGTGGCGCGCGAAGTGGCGGCGCTCACCGGCTGCGAATTGAAGACGCCGGAAATCCATCCTGTCGCAGTGACGCTGGATGAAAAGCTGGCGGTCAAGGTCAGCGCGCCGGATTTGTGCGGGCGTTTTGCCGGTCGCATCATTCGCGGCTTGAACGTCAAAGCGCAAACCCCGGACTGGATCAAGCAACGCCTGGAGCGCTCCGGCCAGCGCCCGGTTTCACCGCTGGTGGATATTTCCAATTACGTTATGTTTGAACTGGGCCGTCCGTCCCATGTGTTCGATCTGGCCAAGATCGAAGGCGGCTTGGAAGTGCGCTGGGGGCGCAAGGGCGAGCAGCTCAAACTCTTGAACGGCAATACGATTGAACTCGACGAATGGGTGGGCGTGATCGCTGACGCCAAGCAGGTTGAATCGCTGGCCGGGATCATGGGCGGCGACTATACCGCAGTCAGCGATGACACCACCGACATCTATCTTGAAGCCGCCTTCTGGTGGCCGCAGGCGGTGCAGGGGCGTTCGCGTAAATTCAATTTTTCAACCGATGCCGGCCACCGTTTCGAGCGCGGCGTCGATTTTGAAAACCTGGTCGAACATATTGAGCGCATCACCGCTTTGATCGTGGAAGTCTGCGGTACGCCAGACACCCGGGTCGGCCCGGTGGATGACACCATTGTCAACCTGCCGCAGCGCAAACCGGTCAAGATGCGCACCGCGCGCGCCGCCAAAATCATCGGCATCCCGTTTACTGACGCGCAAGTGGCGGATATCTTCTCACGCTTGAAACTGCCTTTCACGCTGGAGAATGGCGTGTTTGAGGTGACCCCGCCATCTTTCCGTTTCGATCTGGAAATCGAAGAGGATTTGATCGAAGAAGTGGCGCGCATTTACGGCTTTGACAATATCCCGGCCTTGCCGCCCTTGGCGCGCAGTGAAATGCGGGCCGAGCCGGAAAGCCGGCGCGGCGTGTTTGCGCTGCGCGAACGCATGGCGGATCAGGGTTACCAGGAAGTGGTGAATTACAGCTTCGTGGATGATAAGGACGAGGCGAATCTGGCCGGCAATCAGGCCCCGATCCGTCTGCTCAATCCTATCGCCAGCCAGATGAATGTGATGCGCAGCAATCTGTTCTCCGGTCTGGTCGGTAATTTGTGCTACAACCTCAACCGCAAACAGCGCCGCGTGCGCGTGTTTGAGTTGGGCGCAGTGTTTTTGCGTGATGACAGCGTGCAAGACGGCCCGCTCACGATCAAAGGCTTTGCCCAGCCCAAGCGCTTGGCGGCCTTGGCGTATGGCCCGGCCTTTGATGAGCAATGGGGTATGGCCACGCGCAATGTGGATTACTTTGACCTGAAAGCCGATCTGGAAGCCATGCTGGCGCCGGCGCAAGCGGAATTTGTGCGCACCGAGCATCCGGCGCTGCACCCGGGCCGCTCTGCCGCCGTGATGTTGGATGGTGTGCAAATCGGCGTCTTGGGCGAATTGCATCCACGTTGGCAGCAGCACTATGATTTGCCGCTGGCGCCGGTCTTGTTTGAGTTGGATGTCCAAGCCTTGCAAGCGCGCCATGTGCCCAAATATCAGGACGTGCCGAAATTCCAGCCGGTGCAACGCGATTTGGCCTTTGTCGTCACGCAGCAGACTGCAGCGGCGGATTTGATCAAGGTATTTGACGCCGCGCGCCAAAGCATCCCGGCTTGCGCGATTTTGCAAAGCATGAATTTGTTTGACGAATATCGCGGCAAGGGCTTGGGCGAGCAGGAAAAGAGCCTGGCTTTCAGCGTCACCTTGCAAGATGCGCAAGCGACATTGCAAGATGAGGCTGTGGAGGCGGCGGTGAGCGCACTGGTCGCGCTGGCGGCTGAGCGTTGCGGCGCGCGTTTGCGTTAAAGCGAGGAGGAAAAGAGCATGAGCGTGGATCTGGATCATGATCTGCAGCGCGCCATGCAAGCCGCGAATGCGCGCTTGCAGGCCGAAAAGGAATTGCCAACCTTGACCAAGGCGGAGCTGGCCGAGATGCTGTTTGAGCGGGTCGGCTTGAATAAGCGAGAGTCCAAGGATATGGTGGAAACCTTTTTTGATGAGATCCGCGATGCCTTGGAGCGCGGCGAAGAAGTCAAGCTGTCTGGCTTTGGCAACTTTCAGCTGCGCGACAAACCGCAACGCCCCGGGCGTAATCCGAAAACCGGCGAGGAAATTCCGATTACCGCGCGGCGTGTGGTAACGTTTCATGCCAGCCAGAAATTGAAGGCGATGGTGGAGGGGGAGGCGCAAGTCGCCACTCCGCTGGCCTGAGTAATTTTTCGCATGTGACGAAAGCTTGCCATGACCGACAAAAACCAAAAGAGCGACCTGATTGAATTGCCGCCGATTCCCGCCAAACGCTATTTCACAATCGGCGAGGTGAGTGAGCTGTGCGCGGTCAAGCCGCATGTGTTGCGCTATTGGGAGCAGGAATTCACGCAGTTAAAACCGGTCAAGCGGCGCGGCAACCGGCGCTATTATCAGCATCACGAAGTGCTGTTGATCCGGCGCATTCGCGAATTGTTGTATGAGCAAGGCTTCACCATCAGCGGCGCGCGCAACAAACTCGATAGCCGTTTATCCGGTCAAGAAGAGTTGCCGCCGGAGCCGGAATTCAAGCTTGATCCGGAAGAGCTGCGCGCCGAGCTGCACGCCATTCTTGATTTGCTTGGCAAGCAGCCGGCTGGCAGCCTGTAGGGCTTGCTTGAACGCATTGAAACAGGGCAGGGCGGGGCGCATTTACTGATGGCGCCGCAAGTCGCAGGCATATCTGGCAAAAGACGTGAAATATAGCCTGCCCTGCGGCTTGCCCTTTGCCCAACCCGGCGGGCGGCCTGTCTGGCAGATACTCAATCCTGTTTTGCCTCCGCCGGCGCATCGTTTGCCGCCGGCGCGCCTTTTCCCGCCAGACTGTTCATGGATGGGCCGGCGTTCAGAAGCTGTACTTCAATCAGCATTTTACTTTTCACATCCATGCCGTCCACGCGTCCCGGGGTAAAACGCAGACGCATGAAATGCAAAGCCACTTGTTGCGCCTGTTCACGGTTCAGACTGCTTTTTTGCACTTCCACCCGGTCCATTGCCCCGTCTTCATTGATCATCAATTGTAAAACCAGGATTTGCCCATCAATGCCGGGAATCGCGATGCTTAATTCATTGCTGACGTTTTCAAGCAGGCGTGGGGCTTGGTCTAATTCCTGGCGGCTGAAATAGTAGGCCCCCAGATTGCGAAACATCGCTTGATCTCCCTCTGTGGCTTGGGCCGGGCTGAGCGGTTCTGCGCGGGGCGCCGGGGAGGGCGTTGTACTCAGAAGCGGCGCTGGCTCGCTTGCTTGTGCTTCTTGCTGCTCGGCAAGCGATGCGCTGGCCGGGCTGGCATCGGCAATGGCTGGAGCGATTTGCTGTGGTGCTTCATCGGAAAGAATATCGGCCAGCATGATGTCCGGGCTGGTTTTTGGCGCCAGGCTTTCAGGATAAGACGGCAGAAACAGTAAGAGGTGGGATAAGAGTACAGTCGCGAGGCAGATGCTGCGGGCGGCAGTCCAGGTCTTACCCTGGACTGGGAACAACATTGGGTCAGATGCAGAAACAGCGGATGGGCGTGTACGCGGGATGCGCACACGCCCTTGGTGTTTAGCGATGGTCGATAAGTTCACGCCAGGTTACCCGTTTAACTTTTCCCGAAGGAGATTGAATCGGCGGGGCGGCAACCGTACGTGTGCCATCAGACATCTGAATAATGGCGATGATGGTGTTGTTCGGCAGTTTCGCCACCACCGGACGGGTGGCAATGGTATTGCCGAGGTTTTTACCAACCACGCCGCCAGTGCTGGAATTCACCGGGCCGCCGGTTTTATAGTCCAGGAAGTATACATAACTGTAGCCGCCGATAGTACATGCGCTCGCATTCGGCACATTCGTGGTCAGCACCAGCGTTCCTGAGATCAATTGCGGATCTGTATTGATACGCTCGCCACGATCAGGCAAATCCAGGTACCAGCCGGCCATCGTCGTAAAATCGACCGGGTTGCTGGTGGCGTTACGCACGGATTGGCCAAGTGAGCAGATTGATGACGGCACCCCGGACGGACATGTGCCGGAGGTGATGGTTTGTTGGACAAATTTGCTGCCGCTGCGCGGGTTGCCCCAGTCAGCACTGGCGGTGAGCAGATCTTTTATCGCATAAACCGATTGCACATTTGTGTCCGCCAAGTCACTGGCGCCAAGATAGCGGCCGGTGCCGACGTACACCACTGGATAATTGCCAACCAATGCAATTTCGGGTTTTGCTGTAATCGGTTGCGTTACACCGGTCGGGCCGCTGACTGTCGCCAGTTTTTGCGCTTCGTTACCGGCAGGCTCGACATTGTCATCAATGTCAATGCGCCAGACATTACCCAGTAAATCACCGCTATATGCCCTCACGATGGTGTTGTCCAAATCTGAATCTTCCACCCAGGTGGCGATTTGCCCCAGACCGCTTGGCGTACCGCTTGATCCGGTATTCGTGCTGATTTTGCTCTTGATGCTTCCGGTATAGGCATCCAGCACATATACATAGCCTTTGCCATCGCCTGGCGAAACGTTGTTGTAGCCGGAACTGATCAAGGCGACCCATGTGCCGTCTTTGAGCTTGCCAACGGTGGCTTTGCCGAAGCTGTAGCCAAGATTGGCGTCGCTGCTGTAGCCGCCGCCTTTCCCGGTGTCAGAGGTGAATTCCCACAATGCTTTGGGATTGAGGGGATCGGTCACATCCAGTGCATAGTAGCCGCGACCGCCGGCATTCAAGCCGCCGATAATGATGGTGCGCCAGGAGCCGGCGGCATAAACATCAGCCTGCACAATGGTGCCATCCACGGTGTAAATATGCTGGGTGGCGTAATTTTTATCGGCCAGCTTATACATATTCGCCATCACCAGATTCGGCACATAGGCCCAAGCCTCAACCCCGGTTTCAGCATTGAACGCATGCAACATGCCATCATTCGCGCCGACATACACCATACCCTGGCGTGTGCTTGCGCTGGATTTGAAGGAAGAATAGCCGGAATCGTTGTAATTGAATTGCGGGGTTTTGGTGTACACCGCTTCCGAGTTGACGATATCGCCCAGCACATGATTGCGGGCGCGGAAAAATTTACTGACATCGGTCGCCGGGCCTTCATTGCTGCGATCGCCGCGCAGATATTCCACCAATGCGTTTCCTGCGGCGCTCGTCTGATCGCCTGCCGAGAGGCAGGTGGAGCCGGATGCGCAGAATTGGCTCAGACCCGAAATAGCCGGGGTGGTGAAATAAGTTTTTTCTGTGGCGCTCAAATTCGACCAGTTAAAGATTTTTAAATTATTGGTCTGGCCCGGCGCATAGGTGTAGATAGTGCGGCTGGTATTGGCGTCGAGCAAAGATTGCGCTGACCAGTCTGCTGCCGATGACGGTTGGCCGGTATTGATATCGATTTGATTACGCACCATCTCGCCATCCCAATTCACCGAGGTGAAAGTGGAACTGAACAGGAAATTGTCGCCAGTGGAGATATTCGGATTACTCGTCGTTGCCGCTGATGAAGAGCCGGTGCGGGCCGATACCCCTGCCAAGGCGGATGAGATGCCGGAAGTCAGTAAGGACGGGTTGCTGGCGCTGAAATATGTGCCGTAGCCATTAACAGCCGCATGCCACAGATCGTCAATCGTGGTTTGACCATTATTCGTCGGTTTTGGCCAGTTGCAAATGCCCCCGGTTTGCCAGGTGCAAATACCGGCAGCAGGGCTGGCGCTGTTGCCGTTTTTGATGTTGAAGTAATCGCCACTGGTCGCACTGGCATAACCAGCCGTGTATTGCATTTGACCGTTCGCTCCCAAACCGACAGTAAATGTCGTCATATGTTGATGCGCTGCCGCATCCAGGCCGCTGATCGGCACATTATTGGCGCAGACATCATTGCCGCTGCTTGCCGGCGGCACAGGCGAGCCGGTGCAATTGGAGGTTCGCAAATCAGTTTTGTAATAATAAGCCGCCACATCGGATAAGGTATTTGCTGTTCTGTCCCCGTCCAATTGCGGTCTTTGTAAATCACCATCCTGATCGCCAATTGCAGTCACGCCATCGATTTGATAACCGCCGGGATCGCTCTCATTCCAATAGCCGTCAGTGGAGAGAATGGTGAAATTCTGCTGGCAGGAGTATTGCATTGGATCAACCACGGTGACGCCATTCAGTGAGCCGCCGTTCAAGGCGCCTGCATACAGGCGGCCAGCATTGGTCAATGCTTTTCTTAAGGGGGTCGAGCCGCTTGGGCGCGCCGCCACCATCTTGGCATACCAGGAACTGCGCTGGCTGCTGTTGAAGGTATTCAAATTAATGAAATCAGAGGAGCCTGAGCTGTTGTTAATGGTCAGATAGCCCACCCGATAGCGGCTGTCGATAGGATTAAACGCAATCGAGGTGGACGATTTCATCATTTGCATCCGTGTGTGGTAGTAAGTCCACCAGTTTGCAAAATTGGTCATTTCCTCGTTGTAGGTGCAGGTTGCGCCGGCGCAGTCAGTGCGGGTGGCTGCTTTGGCGGCAGTGCCCGGGAATGGATAGCTGTTGACCGCAGGCACGATGTCGGTGCGCACGAAGGAACCGTAGTATTGCGTAGGGGTGGCGGGCACTGCCGGCTGATAAGGGATATACGGCTGGCCGGTTACGGCGGTCACCCCGCCCGAAAACGCCGGGCTGGCAGGGCTGGTGGCCAGATTGCACAGTGAGCCGGTTTTGCTATGGCTGATGCTGACTGGAAACGTGATATTGCCCTGCGCCAGGGTGCCGTAGATGGTCAACACATTGCCGGCGACAGTTGCGGTATATCCGCTGCCGATCTTGCTGCGTACGCTGTCAGCCAGGCTGCTGGATGAGGTGGACGCGGAAGAGCTGGACGTCATCACATTTGAGCCATTCACTTTGACTTGGGTCACGGTCACTTTATTGCTGCCGTTACAGGTTCCGCTCAATGTAAAAGTGATATTGACTGTGGCTTTTACAGCCGCCACCGGGGCAATATAGGGTTGGCCCGGCACCTCAGGTGAACCGGCTGTGCCTGGCGTGAAGAATTTTGTCGGGTAGCGCACATACTGATAAGTGCCGGTACGGGTCGCCTGACACAGGGTTGCGGTGGCGGTTGGATTGGCGCTGGCGGCGGTGGTTGCAGCACTGGTGCTGCACCAGCGCACATAAGCCGGATGCACGAAGGCGCCGCCTTGCGTAGCTTGGCAGTTTCTCAGTTGAGGCGAATCACAGTATTCGCCGGGCAAAATAGTATAAAAATGAGGGCCGAATGTGCGTGCGCTGACCGTAGAAGCGGCGGGGCTGCCGGTGGCGACAAAACCTGTGCCGGAGCCGGTCGTGGCATGGAAAGTTCTATAACTCTTGCCATTCACAGTGCCGGGCAGAATATAGTTATCGTTGCGCAGGCAGTCTGTATAGCTGGTGTCGGTACACCATTCCAGATCCGGAAACTGCGTGAGCAGGTTGGTCGATTGTGTGTTTTGCACGTTGTAGGCGTCATTTTTCACCGCAGTCCAGGAGGTGATATTCGGCCAGCTGCTGCCATCGGCTTTGATCGGCGGGGTATACGTGATGGCCGGATTGTATGCCACGCCATTGAATGTCGCCGCTAAAAATGGAGGATGCGCACGCCATGTGCCAAATGGCGCCGCAGTCGATGTGCTTTTATGCCAGCAGGCACTGCTGCCCGAACCGCCGCTGCTGGCGCTATCTCCACAGCAGGCGGCATTGTAGGCCCCGCCTGTGGTTTTGCAATAGCTGTCGTTGACATGGTCCGGCATGTAATCCCAATCCATGCTGCCGGAATCATCCAGGATAAACATAATATTCGGCAGAACCGATGAGGTGGCGGATGTCACCAGCGGCGCATTTGAGATATCCGCCAGGGCTGCCTGGGCTAACTGAGGCGTCGCCAGCGGCAGTAAGAGCCACGCCCAGATGGGCAGGCGGCGGTGGGACGGACGTGAGATTTTCATGACTGCCTCTTTCTTTCCAGGCCGGGCGCCTGTTATAACATGACCATGGTTTCCACGAAGCTCGCCGTGCTGCGCGGACCTTGTACGCGGGTGAGGATGCGGTAATACTTGGAGCCGGTAAACGAGGGTTTTGCGTCTCCCCCGCGCCGGCTG includes:
- the pheT gene encoding phenylalanine--tRNA ligase subunit beta, producing the protein MQFSENWLRTMADPKLTSDELSHLLTMAGLEVEETEAVAPPFSNVVVAKVLEVAPHPNADRLRVCQVDVGAGAVLNIVCGAPNVRAGMKAVCAKAGAVLPPGDDGKPFEIKVGKLRGIESQGMMCSARELKLSEEHSGLMELPEDAPVGQNIRDYLELNDLKFTIKLTPNKADCLSVLGVAREVAALTGCELKTPEIHPVAVTLDEKLAVKVSAPDLCGRFAGRIIRGLNVKAQTPDWIKQRLERSGQRPVSPLVDISNYVMFELGRPSHVFDLAKIEGGLEVRWGRKGEQLKLLNGNTIELDEWVGVIADAKQVESLAGIMGGDYTAVSDDTTDIYLEAAFWWPQAVQGRSRKFNFSTDAGHRFERGVDFENLVEHIERITALIVEVCGTPDTRVGPVDDTIVNLPQRKPVKMRTARAAKIIGIPFTDAQVADIFSRLKLPFTLENGVFEVTPPSFRFDLEIEEDLIEEVARIYGFDNIPALPPLARSEMRAEPESRRGVFALRERMADQGYQEVVNYSFVDDKDEANLAGNQAPIRLLNPIASQMNVMRSNLFSGLVGNLCYNLNRKQRRVRVFELGAVFLRDDSVQDGPLTIKGFAQPKRLAALAYGPAFDEQWGMATRNVDYFDLKADLEAMLAPAQAEFVRTEHPALHPGRSAAVMLDGVQIGVLGELHPRWQQHYDLPLAPVLFELDVQALQARHVPKYQDVPKFQPVQRDLAFVVTQQTAAADLIKVFDAARQSIPACAILQSMNLFDEYRGKGLGEQEKSLAFSVTLQDAQATLQDEAVEAAVSALVALAAERCGARLR
- a CDS encoding integration host factor subunit alpha, with the protein product MSVDLDHDLQRAMQAANARLQAEKELPTLTKAELAEMLFERVGLNKRESKDMVETFFDEIRDALERGEEVKLSGFGNFQLRDKPQRPGRNPKTGEEIPITARRVVTFHASQKLKAMVEGEAQVATPLA
- a CDS encoding MerR family transcriptional regulator, which gives rise to MTDKNQKSDLIELPPIPAKRYFTIGEVSELCAVKPHVLRYWEQEFTQLKPVKRRGNRRYYQHHEVLLIRRIRELLYEQGFTISGARNKLDSRLSGQEELPPEPEFKLDPEELRAELHAILDLLGKQPAGSL
- a CDS encoding PilC/PilY family type IV pilus protein — translated: MKISRPSHRRLPIWAWLLLPLATPQLAQAALADISNAPLVTSATSSVLPNIMFILDDSGSMDWDYMPDHVNDSYCKTTGGAYNAACCGDSASSGGSGSSACWHKSTSTAAPFGTWRAHPPFLAATFNGVAYNPAITYTPPIKADGSSWPNITSWTAVKNDAYNVQNTQSTNLLTQFPDLEWCTDTSYTDCLRNDNYILPGTVNGKSYRTFHATTGSGTGFVATGSPAASTVSARTFGPHFYTILPGEYCDSPQLRNCQATQGGAFVHPAYVRWCSTSAATTAASANPTATATLCQATRTGTYQYVRYPTKFFTPGTAGSPEVPGQPYIAPVAAVKATVNITFTLSGTCNGSNKVTVTQVKVNGSNVMTSSSSASTSSSSLADSVRSKIGSGYTATVAGNVLTIYGTLAQGNITFPVSISHSKTGSLCNLATSPASPAFSGGVTAVTGQPYIPYQPAVPATPTQYYGSFVRTDIVPAVNSYPFPGTAAKAATRTDCAGATCTYNEEMTNFANWWTYYHTRMQMMKSSTSIAFNPIDSRYRVGYLTINNSSGSSDFINLNTFNSSQRSSWYAKMVAARPSGSTPLRKALTNAGRLYAGALNGGSLNGVTVVDPMQYSCQQNFTILSTDGYWNESDPGGYQIDGVTAIGDQDGDLQRPQLDGDRTANTLSDVAAYYYKTDLRTSNCTGSPVPPASSGNDVCANNVPISGLDAAAHQHMTTFTVGLGANGQMQYTAGYASATSGDYFNIKNGNSASPAAGICTWQTGGICNWPKPTNNGQTTIDDLWHAAVNGYGTYFSASNPSLLTSGISSALAGVSARTGSSSAATTSNPNISTGDNFLFSSTFTSVNWDGEMVRNQIDINTGQPSSAADWSAQSLLDANTSRTIYTYAPGQTNNLKIFNWSNLSATEKTYFTTPAISGLSQFCASGSTCLSAGDQTSAAGNALVEYLRGDRSNEGPATDVSKFFRARNHVLGDIVNSEAVYTKTPQFNYNDSGYSSFKSSASTRQGMVYVGANDGMLHAFNAETGVEAWAYVPNLVMANMYKLADKNYATQHIYTVDGTIVQADVYAAGSWRTIIIGGLNAGGRGYYALDVTDPLNPKALWEFTSDTGKGGGYSSDANLGYSFGKATVGKLKDGTWVALISSGYNNVSPGDGKGYVYVLDAYTGSIKSKISTNTGSSGTPSGLGQIATWVEDSDLDNTIVRAYSGDLLGNVWRIDIDDNVEPAGNEAQKLATVSGPTGVTQPITAKPEIALVGNYPVVYVGTGRYLGASDLADTNVQSVYAIKDLLTASADWGNPRSGSKFVQQTITSGTCPSGVPSSICSLGQSVRNATSNPVDFTTMAGWYLDLPDRGERINTDPQLISGTLVLTTNVPNASACTIGGYSYVYFLDYKTGGPVNSSTGGVVGKNLGNTIATRPVVAKLPNNTIIAIIQMSDGTRTVAAPPIQSPSGKVKRVTWRELIDHR